A region of uncultured Carboxylicivirga sp. DNA encodes the following proteins:
- a CDS encoding multidrug effflux MFS transporter encodes MPINRHSKYFLPSITLLLAMLTAMSPLAIDTYLSSMPIMADYFGVNISKVEISLTVYFLGFALGNFFGGPLSDAFGRKTLAMTGISLYGIAAIIIPFCSSIEQVWILRAIQAFGGGFASVTAMVFVRDWFEGKQVARLATVIGMIMMFAPLVAPIIGTALGQLIGWHAIFYFLAVFALVLWILFVFFMSESREKHLIERRITWKQFIGKYLIFFRSKKAVLLLIATAFSMSGMFVFITSSSFMYLEYFGLEPRIFPLLFAANVALNVVLSFVNNRLLKKFEPQNMLKFGLVLQMIAGLIIFVATLNKDANFSLVFGGVVLYIGSLGMVFGNATATILNLLPEISGSANAMIGVTRFIMSFIVGSMPALFYNGTLLPIGATMLVCCIIALIFFFFFSRQELNQTGNN; translated from the coding sequence ATGCCTATAAACCGACATTCGAAATATTTTTTGCCTTCCATCACTTTATTATTGGCCATGCTAACAGCAATGTCGCCTTTGGCAATTGATACTTACCTATCATCGATGCCAATTATGGCTGATTATTTTGGGGTTAATATCAGTAAAGTTGAAATTTCGTTAACGGTGTATTTTTTAGGATTTGCCTTGGGTAATTTCTTTGGAGGACCTTTATCTGATGCCTTTGGAAGGAAGACTCTCGCTATGACAGGTATTTCGTTATATGGTATAGCTGCTATTATTATACCGTTTTGTTCGTCCATTGAACAGGTTTGGATTTTAAGAGCGATTCAGGCCTTTGGTGGAGGTTTTGCATCTGTAACAGCTATGGTTTTTGTTCGTGATTGGTTTGAGGGGAAGCAGGTTGCGCGTCTTGCTACAGTAATTGGTATGATAATGATGTTTGCGCCACTTGTTGCTCCAATTATTGGAACGGCACTAGGTCAATTAATTGGATGGCATGCTATTTTTTATTTCCTGGCAGTTTTTGCTTTAGTCTTATGGATTCTGTTTGTCTTTTTCATGTCTGAATCAAGGGAAAAGCATCTGATTGAGCGTAGAATAACATGGAAACAGTTTATTGGGAAATATCTGATTTTCTTTCGATCAAAAAAAGCTGTACTACTATTGATTGCCACAGCTTTTTCGATGTCGGGTATGTTCGTGTTTATTACAAGTTCTTCATTTATGTACCTCGAATATTTCGGTCTCGAACCCAGAATATTCCCATTGTTGTTTGCAGCCAATGTAGCCTTAAATGTTGTTTTGTCGTTTGTAAATAATAGGTTGCTTAAGAAATTTGAGCCTCAGAATATGCTTAAGTTTGGTTTGGTACTTCAAATGATTGCCGGACTAATAATTTTTGTTGCAACATTAAATAAAGATGCGAATTTTTCCCTTGTATTTGGTGGAGTGGTTTTATATATAGGTAGTCTGGGAATGGTTTTTGGCAATGCAACTGCCACGATTTTAAATCTCTTACCAGAAATAAGTGGATCGGCTAATGCCATGATTGGTGTTACCCGTTTTATTATGAGTTTTATTGTTGGATCGATGCCAGCATTGTTTTATAATGGAACTTTACTACCTATTGGAGCAACAATGTTAGTATGTTGTATTATCGCTTTAATTTTCTTTTTCTTTTTTAGCAGGCAAGAACTAAATCAAACAGGGAATAATTAA